In a genomic window of Salegentibacter salegens:
- a CDS encoding RNA polymerase sigma factor translates to MTPTITHINDLVARCRKNDQRAQMEVYARYYKAMYNTSLRIVNDTAEAEDIMQEAFLKAFAKIDSFQGTSTFGAWLKRIVVNLSINAFNKKVKLNEVTYNDELKNEIDENEGIILEEDSKNEKVNKILKTLNSLKENYRVALTLHLIDGYDYEEIGEILNLSYANSRTMISRAKESLRKKLLKL, encoded by the coding sequence TTGACACCAACCATCACACATATCAATGATCTTGTTGCTCGTTGCCGAAAAAACGATCAGCGTGCACAAATGGAAGTCTACGCTCGCTATTACAAAGCGATGTATAACACTTCCCTACGTATTGTAAACGATACAGCTGAAGCTGAAGACATTATGCAGGAAGCATTTTTAAAAGCTTTTGCAAAAATAGATAGCTTTCAGGGTACTTCAACCTTTGGCGCCTGGTTAAAAAGAATCGTGGTAAACCTAAGTATTAATGCCTTCAATAAAAAGGTGAAATTAAATGAAGTAACCTATAATGATGAATTGAAAAACGAAATAGATGAAAATGAAGGAATTATCCTGGAAGAAGATTCAAAAAATGAAAAAGTAAATAAGATTCTTAAAACGCTCAATTCACTTAAAGAAAATTACCGCGTTGCTTTAACCCTGCACTTAATAGATGGTTACGATTATGAAGAGATTGGCGAGATTCTAAATTTAAGTTATGCCAATTCCCGTACAATGATTTCAAGAGCTAAAGAAAGTTTAAGAAAAAAATTGCTGAAATTATGA
- the lon gene encoding endopeptidase La, whose protein sequence is MAKTKLTSFDSLSLQDIDQDADLIPLMTPEDEEEINREELPSTLPILPLRNTVLFPGVVIPITAGRDTSIKLINEANNDSKIIGVVAQKDEEVENPSAKDIYNTGVVARILRVLKMPDGNTTVIIQGKKRFEIDEIVKEEPYLTAKIKEVPEARPELDNKEFPAIIDSIKELALQIIKGSPNIPSEASFAIKNIESSSFLINFVSSNMNLAVEDKQKLLETNDLKDRALATLRHMNMEFQKLELKNDIQSKVQSDMSQQQREYFLHQQMKTIQEELGGVSHEDEIEEMKLRAKKKKWGEKVQKHFEKEISKMQRMNPQVAEYSIQRNYLDLFLDLPWNEFSKDKFDLKRAKKILDRDHYGLDDVKRRIIEYLAVLKLRNDMKSPILCLYGPPGVGKTSLGKSMAEALGREYVRVSLGGLRDEAEIRGHRKTYIGAMPGRIIQSLKKAGTSNPVFVLDEIDKLSMGHAGDPSSALLEVLDPEQNSEFHDNFLEMGFDLSKVMFVATANTLSTIQPALRDRMEVINVTGYTIEEKVEIAKQHLLPKQLKEHGLTKEHIKIAKPQLEKIVEGYTRESGVRGLEKQIAKMVRHAAKNIAMDEEYNVKVTNEDVIEVLGSPRLERDKYENNEVAGVVTGLAWTQVGGDILFIESILSKGKGNLNITGNLGKVMKESATIAMEYMKSNAEELGLDPAIFEKYNVHIHVPEGATPKDGPSAGITMLTSLVSLFTQRKVKKSIAMTGEITLRGKVLPVGGIKEKILAAKRARIKEIILCKENERDIKEIKADYLKGLTFHYVNEMSEVIDLAITDENVKNAKTL, encoded by the coding sequence ATGGCTAAAACTAAATTGACGAGTTTTGACAGTTTGTCATTGCAAGATATAGATCAGGATGCAGATTTAATTCCCTTAATGACGCCAGAGGATGAAGAAGAAATAAACAGGGAAGAATTGCCTTCAACTTTACCAATACTTCCATTAAGAAATACAGTATTGTTTCCCGGGGTGGTAATTCCCATTACTGCTGGAAGGGATACTTCTATTAAATTGATTAATGAAGCCAATAATGATTCTAAAATTATTGGGGTTGTTGCTCAAAAAGACGAAGAAGTAGAAAACCCTTCAGCAAAAGATATTTATAATACCGGCGTTGTGGCTCGTATTTTAAGGGTTTTAAAAATGCCCGATGGGAACACCACGGTAATTATTCAGGGGAAAAAGCGTTTTGAAATTGATGAAATTGTAAAAGAAGAACCTTACCTAACAGCGAAAATTAAGGAAGTTCCTGAAGCAAGACCAGAACTTGATAATAAAGAGTTTCCTGCGATTATAGATTCTATAAAGGAACTTGCACTTCAAATTATAAAGGGAAGTCCTAATATTCCAAGTGAAGCGTCTTTTGCGATTAAGAATATAGAAAGTTCTTCTTTCCTTATCAACTTTGTGTCATCTAATATGAACCTGGCGGTAGAGGATAAACAAAAATTACTGGAAACAAACGATCTTAAAGATCGCGCCCTGGCTACTTTGCGGCATATGAATATGGAGTTTCAGAAACTGGAACTTAAAAATGATATTCAGAGCAAGGTGCAAAGCGATATGAGCCAGCAGCAGCGTGAATATTTTCTTCATCAACAAATGAAAACCATCCAGGAAGAATTGGGCGGTGTTTCTCATGAAGATGAAATTGAAGAAATGAAACTGCGCGCCAAAAAGAAAAAATGGGGCGAAAAAGTGCAAAAGCATTTTGAGAAGGAGATCTCTAAAATGCAACGCATGAATCCGCAGGTTGCAGAATATTCCATTCAGCGAAACTATTTGGATCTGTTCCTGGATCTTCCGTGGAATGAATTCAGTAAAGATAAATTCGATTTAAAAAGAGCGAAGAAAATTTTGGATCGTGACCACTATGGCTTAGACGATGTAAAACGCCGAATTATAGAATATCTAGCAGTATTAAAACTGCGTAATGATATGAAGTCTCCAATACTTTGTCTTTACGGACCTCCCGGAGTTGGTAAAACTTCACTTGGTAAATCTATGGCCGAGGCATTGGGTAGAGAATACGTGAGAGTTTCTCTTGGTGGTTTGCGTGATGAAGCAGAAATACGTGGGCACAGGAAAACCTATATAGGTGCGATGCCGGGTAGAATTATCCAATCGCTTAAAAAAGCTGGAACCAGCAATCCGGTTTTTGTTTTAGACGAAATTGATAAACTAAGTATGGGCCATGCCGGCGATCCTTCTTCTGCATTATTAGAAGTGTTGGATCCTGAGCAGAATAGCGAATTCCACGATAATTTCCTGGAGATGGGCTTTGACCTTTCAAAAGTAATGTTTGTGGCTACAGCTAATACGTTGAGTACAATTCAGCCTGCCCTTAGAGATCGTATGGAGGTTATTAATGTGACTGGATATACGATAGAGGAGAAGGTAGAGATTGCGAAGCAGCATTTGCTGCCGAAGCAATTAAAAGAACACGGACTTACAAAAGAGCATATAAAAATTGCTAAACCGCAATTAGAGAAAATTGTAGAAGGTTATACCCGTGAATCGGGTGTTCGTGGACTAGAAAAGCAAATCGCAAAAATGGTTCGTCACGCCGCCAAGAATATTGCGATGGATGAGGAGTATAATGTTAAGGTGACCAACGAAGATGTTATAGAAGTTCTTGGAAGTCCGAGATTGGAGCGCGATAAATATGAAAATAATGAAGTTGCCGGTGTTGTTACAGGCCTTGCCTGGACGCAAGTTGGTGGCGATATACTATTTATTGAATCTATTCTTTCTAAAGGAAAAGGTAATCTGAATATTACAGGTAACCTTGGAAAAGTGATGAAAGAATCGGCTACCATTGCTATGGAATATATGAAGTCTAATGCCGAAGAGCTTGGTTTAGATCCTGCTATTTTTGAAAAATATAATGTACATATTCACGTGCCAGAAGGTGCTACGCCAAAAGATGGGCCGAGTGCGGGGATAACGATGCTTACTTCTTTAGTTTCCCTGTTTACGCAGAGGAAAGTGAAGAAAAGTATTGCGATGACAGGAGAAATTACCCTAAGAGGGAAAGTTCTTCCGGTAGGAGGAATCAAGGAAAAAATCCTTGCTGCCAAACGTGCCCGTATTAAAGAAATCATTCTTTGTAAGGAGAATGAACGTGATATAAAAGAAATTAAAGCAGATTATTTAAAAGGACTTACTTTTCATTATGTAAATGAAATGAGTGAAGTTATAGATCTTGCAATTACTGATGAAAATGTAAAAAACGCAAAAACGCTTTAA
- a CDS encoding M48 family metallopeptidase yields MKLKKTISVIAVLLLVVACKTNPFTGEKNLNFVSNDQLFPASFQQYDQFLSENEVVTGTAEAQMIKRTGNKIETAAERYLNANGYQGFLEDFKWEYNLVKDDAVNAFAMPGGKIVFFTGILPVAETETGVAVVMAHEIAHALADHGAQRMSAAQLQQLGAVAGSVAVSGRSQETQQIFAQAYGLGTQLGVMLPFSRSHETEADRIGLTLMAIAGYDPYEAADLWRRMAAQSDGQSPPEFLSTHPANETRINNLQKWAPEAEAEAKKYGVTSFQ; encoded by the coding sequence ATGAAACTTAAAAAGACAATTAGTGTGATTGCTGTTTTACTGCTCGTGGTAGCATGTAAAACCAATCCCTTTACCGGAGAAAAGAATTTAAATTTTGTCTCTAACGATCAGTTGTTTCCTGCTTCTTTTCAGCAATACGATCAATTTTTGTCTGAAAATGAAGTGGTGACGGGAACTGCAGAGGCACAAATGATTAAGCGAACAGGTAATAAAATTGAAACCGCCGCTGAAAGATATCTAAATGCCAATGGTTATCAAGGTTTTTTAGAAGATTTTAAATGGGAATATAACCTGGTAAAAGACGATGCAGTAAACGCATTTGCAATGCCCGGCGGAAAAATAGTTTTCTTTACCGGAATTTTACCGGTAGCTGAGACTGAAACCGGTGTAGCCGTAGTTATGGCCCACGAGATAGCCCACGCCCTTGCCGATCACGGTGCACAAAGAATGAGTGCCGCACAATTACAACAACTTGGTGCCGTTGCCGGTTCTGTAGCCGTAAGTGGAAGAAGCCAGGAAACTCAACAAATTTTTGCACAAGCCTATGGATTGGGAACGCAATTGGGAGTAATGTTACCTTTTAGCCGTAGCCACGAGACCGAGGCCGATAGAATTGGGTTGACCTTAATGGCGATAGCCGGTTACGATCCCTACGAAGCGGCCGATTTATGGAGAAGAATGGCTGCACAAAGTGATGGCCAGTCTCCACCGGAGTTTTTAAGTACTCACCCCGCTAACGAGACCAGGATTAATAACCTGCAAAAATGGGCGCCTGAAGCCGAAGCCGAAGCTAAGAAATACGGTGTAACAAGTTTTCAATAG
- the msrB gene encoding peptide-methionine (R)-S-oxide reductase MsrB, with protein MKKYSIEKPETKWKEQLSEEQFRVLREKGTEAPHTGKYNVHFEDGEYFCAGCGEKLFDSEAKFESGCGWPSFDKAIEGKVEYIQDKTFGMIRTEILCANCGGHLGHVFDDGPTDTGQRYCVNSASINFNK; from the coding sequence ATGAAAAAATACAGTATAGAAAAGCCTGAAACCAAATGGAAAGAACAGCTTTCTGAAGAACAATTTCGGGTATTGAGAGAGAAAGGAACTGAAGCGCCACACACAGGAAAATACAATGTGCATTTTGAAGATGGTGAGTATTTTTGCGCCGGTTGTGGCGAAAAACTTTTTGACAGCGAAGCCAAGTTTGAAAGCGGCTGCGGTTGGCCTAGTTTTGATAAAGCCATAGAAGGAAAAGTAGAATATATACAGGATAAAACCTTTGGTATGATAAGGACTGAAATTCTATGTGCTAACTGCGGTGGCCATCTTGGCCACGTTTTTGATGATGGACCTACAGATACCGGCCAACGCTATTGCGTAAACTCGGCCAGTATTAATTTTAATAAATAA
- a CDS encoding head GIN domain-containing protein, with product MKKLILILAVLFIASTPVQAQWWGSNETVKGNGKMTSEKRNTGDYDEISLVGSMDVELVSGIEGKLTVEAESNLQEYITTEVSGGTLKISVEKGYNLRPSRNKGIKVTVPFKDLDAVEVTGSGDLWNSSTINARNFSTKLTGSGDIKLDLEVENLEGAVTGSGDIQLTGKARNFDCKVTGSGDFKAFNLRAENVEATVMGSGDIQISANKKLKAKVMGSGDIKYKGNPETQDFKTSGSGSISSN from the coding sequence ATGAAAAAACTAATCTTAATTTTAGCAGTATTATTTATTGCGTCAACACCAGTTCAGGCGCAATGGTGGGGCAGTAACGAAACCGTGAAAGGGAATGGCAAAATGACTTCAGAAAAAAGGAATACCGGCGATTACGACGAAATTTCCCTGGTAGGTTCTATGGATGTGGAACTGGTTTCGGGCATCGAGGGAAAGTTAACCGTAGAGGCTGAAAGTAACCTCCAGGAATATATTACTACTGAAGTAAGCGGTGGTACTTTAAAAATTTCAGTAGAAAAAGGTTATAATTTAAGACCTTCCAGAAATAAAGGCATAAAAGTAACGGTGCCTTTTAAAGATTTAGATGCGGTTGAAGTAACCGGCTCTGGCGATCTTTGGAATTCTTCTACCATTAATGCGAGAAACTTCAGCACTAAGCTTACCGGCTCTGGTGATATTAAATTAGACCTGGAAGTTGAAAATCTGGAAGGTGCAGTAACTGGCTCGGGAGATATTCAGTTAACGGGAAAAGCCCGGAATTTTGATTGTAAAGTAACCGGCTCGGGAGATTTTAAAGCTTTTAATCTAAGAGCAGAGAATGTTGAAGCAACCGTAATGGGATCTGGAGATATTCAAATTTCAGCAAATAAAAAATTGAAGGCTAAAGTAATGGGCTCAGGAGATATAAAATATAAAGGAAACCCCGAAACTCAGGATTTTAAAACCTCGGGATCAGGTTCAATTTCCTCCAATTAA
- a CDS encoding DUF2977 domain-containing protein, producing the protein MKKLFSILFMTAFLFTSCSDDGERGPQGPPGEDGLDAASATIFEINSNFFYDEEANLWTTDLLAFSDFTDVKVLETDVVLIYRLDAIGQLDDGSDVDEWSMLPQNFFTEEGTIQYVFNHTFVDTEIFIDGNYDIGGLSDDFTTDQIFRIAIIPANFYESANFDSSSIHSVMNALDLKESDVKKVEANK; encoded by the coding sequence ATGAAAAAACTATTTTCAATTTTATTTATGACCGCTTTTTTATTTACATCCTGTTCAGATGATGGCGAACGCGGTCCGCAAGGTCCTCCAGGCGAAGACGGTCTGGATGCTGCATCTGCAACGATATTTGAAATTAATTCAAACTTTTTCTATGACGAGGAAGCTAATTTATGGACTACTGATCTTTTAGCCTTTAGCGACTTTACTGATGTTAAAGTTCTTGAAACAGACGTAGTTTTAATTTACCGCCTGGATGCTATAGGACAATTAGATGACGGTAGCGATGTAGATGAATGGAGCATGTTACCGCAGAATTTCTTCACTGAAGAGGGAACCATACAATATGTTTTTAACCATACTTTTGTAGATACTGAAATTTTTATTGATGGAAATTATGATATAGGCGGACTAAGTGACGATTTCACTACAGATCAAATATTTAGAATAGCAATTATTCCTGCTAATTTTTATGAAAGTGCGAATTTTGATAGTTCAAGCATTCATTCTGTAATGAATGCACTTGATTTAAAAGAAAGTGATGTAAAAAAAGTGGAAGCGAATAAATAA
- a CDS encoding Dph6-related ATP pyrophosphatase — protein MKKAYINWSSGKDAALALYKVQQDSEYSVEKLVTTVNTEFNRISMHGVRIELLQKQAEHLDLPLHQIKLHGEISMEEYNEVMEIETKSLLNQGFTHSIFGDIFLEDLKTYRENQLQEVGLKAVFPLWNQNTTELLEEFIESGFKAIVVCVNTDKLDKSFCGRLIDQSFLNDLSENVDPCGENGEFHTFVFDGPIFKKPIDFKIGEMVEKSYKPEELDDNCFTDDQKSWDTSFVYCDLLWE, from the coding sequence ATGAAAAAGGCTTACATAAACTGGAGTAGTGGAAAAGACGCTGCATTGGCGCTATATAAAGTTCAGCAGGATAGCGAGTATTCGGTAGAGAAATTAGTCACAACCGTAAATACCGAATTTAACCGAATCTCCATGCACGGTGTGAGAATAGAATTGCTTCAGAAACAAGCTGAGCATTTAGATTTGCCGCTACATCAAATAAAATTACACGGGGAAATTTCGATGGAGGAGTATAATGAGGTGATGGAAATAGAAACCAAAAGCTTATTAAATCAAGGTTTTACCCATAGCATTTTTGGGGATATTTTTTTGGAAGATTTGAAAACTTATCGCGAGAATCAATTGCAGGAAGTAGGCTTAAAAGCTGTTTTTCCGCTTTGGAATCAAAATACAACAGAATTATTAGAAGAATTTATTGAAAGCGGATTTAAAGCGATTGTAGTTTGTGTAAATACCGATAAACTCGATAAATCATTCTGCGGAAGACTTATTGACCAAAGTTTTTTAAACGATCTCTCCGAAAATGTAGATCCCTGCGGAGAAAATGGAGAATTTCACACCTTCGTTTTTGACGGACCAATTTTCAAGAAACCAATTGATTTTAAAATAGGGGAGATGGTAGAGAAATCTTATAAACCTGAAGAATTAGATGATAATTGCTTTACAGATGATCAAAAATCCTGGGATACCAGTTTTGTGTACTGTGATTTATTGTGGGAGTAA
- the lpdA gene encoding dihydrolipoyl dehydrogenase → MSKYDIIVLGSGPGGYVTAIRASQLGFKTAIVEKESLGGVCLNWGCIPTKALLKSAEVFDYLKHAEDYGLSLEKADKDFSKVIKRSRDVAGGMSKGVQFLMKKNKIDVIEGFGKLKSGKKIVVTDKDDKTKEYQADNIIIATGARSRELPNLKQDGKKVIGYREAMTLEKQPKSMIVVGSGAIGVEFAHFYNAMGTDVTVVEFLPNVVPLEDEEISKQFERSIKKAGIKVMTNASVESVDTSGKTVKAKVKTKKGEETLEADIVLSAVGIKTNIENIGLEDLKIKTDKDKIVVDDFYKTNVDGIYAIGDVVHGPALAHVASAEGILCVEKIKGMDVEPLDYGNIPGCTYATPEIASVGMTEKQAKEAGYELKVGKFPFSASGKAKAAGKSEGFVKVIFDAKYGEWLGCHMIGAGVTDMIAEAVLGRKLETTGHEVLKTVHPHPTMSEAVMEAVAAAYDEVIHI, encoded by the coding sequence ATGAGTAAATACGATATCATTGTTTTAGGTAGTGGCCCAGGAGGTTACGTAACCGCAATTAGAGCTTCACAGTTAGGATTCAAAACCGCTATTGTGGAAAAAGAAAGCCTTGGGGGTGTTTGTTTAAACTGGGGGTGTATCCCAACCAAAGCACTTTTAAAGAGTGCAGAGGTTTTTGATTACCTGAAACACGCCGAAGATTACGGATTAAGCCTGGAAAAAGCCGATAAAGATTTTTCAAAAGTGATTAAACGTAGCCGCGATGTAGCGGGTGGAATGAGCAAAGGTGTTCAGTTCTTAATGAAAAAGAACAAAATTGACGTAATTGAAGGCTTCGGAAAACTAAAGTCTGGTAAAAAAATTGTTGTTACCGATAAGGATGACAAAACAAAAGAATACCAGGCCGATAATATTATCATTGCAACAGGCGCTCGTTCTCGGGAATTGCCAAACCTTAAACAGGATGGTAAAAAAGTAATTGGTTATCGAGAAGCAATGACTTTAGAAAAACAACCGAAATCTATGATTGTGGTTGGATCTGGCGCCATTGGCGTTGAGTTTGCTCATTTTTACAATGCTATGGGAACCGATGTTACTGTAGTAGAATTTTTACCGAATGTTGTGCCTTTGGAAGATGAAGAAATTTCCAAGCAATTTGAGCGTAGCATTAAAAAAGCCGGAATTAAGGTAATGACCAATGCTTCAGTAGAAAGTGTAGATACTTCAGGTAAAACTGTAAAAGCTAAGGTGAAGACCAAAAAAGGCGAAGAAACTCTGGAGGCCGATATTGTACTTTCAGCCGTTGGTATCAAAACCAATATTGAAAATATAGGTCTTGAAGATCTAAAGATCAAGACCGATAAAGATAAAATTGTTGTAGACGATTTCTATAAAACCAATGTTGACGGAATTTATGCCATTGGAGATGTTGTACACGGTCCGGCGCTGGCACACGTTGCTTCTGCAGAAGGAATACTTTGTGTAGAAAAAATTAAAGGAATGGATGTAGAACCATTAGATTACGGAAACATCCCCGGTTGTACTTATGCCACTCCTGAAATTGCATCGGTAGGAATGACTGAAAAGCAAGCCAAAGAAGCAGGATATGAACTTAAAGTTGGGAAATTCCCATTCTCTGCTTCAGGGAAAGCAAAAGCTGCAGGAAAGTCTGAAGGATTTGTAAAAGTGATCTTTGATGCAAAATACGGCGAATGGTTAGGTTGCCATATGATTGGCGCCGGCGTTACCGATATGATCGCTGAAGCGGTTCTTGGACGTAAACTGGAAACTACAGGCCACGAAGTACTAAAAACAGTACACCCTCACCCAACAATGAGTGAGGCTGTGATGGAAGCCGTTGCTGCTGCTTATGATGAAGTAATTCATATTTAA
- a CDS encoding MFS transporter has product MNKLPRGHKKLLHAWAFYDWANSVYSLVISSAIFPIFYGALTIVKDEDGTILNDTVDFFGISFNNDSLISYVTAAAFLVVSILSPFLSGIADYVGNKKSFLKFFCYLGALSCIGLFWFSLEHLWLGLLCYFLALIGFWASLVFYNSYLPDIAFPNQQDKVSAKGFSLGYIGSVILLVICLLMILNYETFGFESEALPTRLSFVLTGVWWIGFSQYTYIYLPKGNKKAAFTKNVLFNGFRELRGIWITLKHNIQLKRYLAAFFVYSMAVQTIMLVATYFGIEELEWGEQDATTGLIISILLIQLVAVVGATLTSRLALKFGNIKILIFINLIWIAICGYAFFIVSPQQFYVAAASVGLVMGGIQSLSRSTYSKMLPENAIDTASYFSFYDVAEKIGIVIGMFLYGIVAQITGSVRNSILFLVIFFIAGVILLLRVPIKRTV; this is encoded by the coding sequence ATGAATAAACTTCCCAGGGGGCATAAAAAATTATTACATGCCTGGGCTTTTTATGACTGGGCGAACTCGGTTTACAGTCTTGTAATTTCTTCTGCTATTTTTCCTATTTTCTATGGTGCACTTACTATTGTAAAAGATGAAGACGGTACCATCCTAAACGATACAGTAGATTTCTTCGGAATAAGTTTTAATAACGACTCTTTAATAAGTTATGTAACTGCAGCAGCATTTCTGGTAGTTTCTATTCTGAGCCCCTTTTTATCGGGAATTGCCGATTATGTAGGAAATAAGAAGAGTTTTTTAAAGTTTTTCTGCTATTTAGGTGCGCTTTCCTGTATAGGGCTTTTTTGGTTTAGTTTGGAGCACCTATGGCTTGGGCTCTTGTGTTATTTTCTGGCACTTATAGGTTTTTGGGCGAGTTTGGTTTTTTATAATTCCTATTTGCCAGATATCGCTTTTCCCAATCAGCAGGATAAAGTTAGCGCAAAAGGTTTTTCCCTGGGGTACATTGGAAGTGTGATTCTACTGGTTATTTGTCTCCTTATGATTCTTAATTATGAAACTTTTGGTTTTGAAAGTGAAGCTTTACCAACACGTTTGTCTTTTGTTTTAACCGGAGTTTGGTGGATTGGTTTTAGTCAATATACCTATATCTATTTACCAAAAGGAAATAAAAAAGCCGCTTTTACTAAAAATGTGCTGTTTAACGGCTTTAGAGAACTTCGAGGAATTTGGATCACCCTGAAACACAATATTCAATTAAAGCGATATTTAGCTGCATTTTTTGTTTATAGTATGGCGGTACAAACTATTATGCTTGTAGCAACATACTTTGGAATAGAGGAACTTGAATGGGGAGAACAGGACGCAACAACAGGATTAATTATTAGTATCTTATTAATTCAATTAGTTGCTGTAGTTGGTGCAACCTTAACTTCCAGACTGGCGCTAAAATTCGGAAATATTAAAATCCTTATTTTCATAAACTTAATTTGGATAGCCATTTGTGGGTATGCCTTTTTTATAGTGAGTCCCCAACAGTTTTATGTGGCAGCTGCTTCGGTAGGTTTGGTAATGGGCGGCATTCAGTCTCTTTCCCGATCTACTTATTCTAAAATGCTTCCTGAAAATGCTATTGATACCGCGAGTTATTTCAGTTTTTATGATGTAGCCGAAAAAATAGGAATTGTAATAGGAATGTTTCTGTATGGAATTGTGGCTCAAATTACCGGAAGCGTTAGAAATTCAATCTTATTTTTAGTGATATTTTTTATTGCCGGGGTAATCTTACTGTTGCGGGTTCCCATAAAAAGAACAGTTTGA
- the msrB gene encoding peptide-methionine (R)-S-oxide reductase MsrB, with translation MKKIIPILLAVFMMSCQGNAQKDQEKDQQKQEEFEVSKTDKEWKAELTDAEYRVLRKAATEPSFSSPLNDIKEPGTFVCAACGNELYKTEHKFMSGTGWPSFDRPIKDGVAYGTDSKIGYQRNEVHCARCGGHLGHVFEDGPKETTGKRHCINGIAMNFKADEK, from the coding sequence ATGAAAAAGATAATACCAATTTTGCTCGCAGTTTTTATGATGAGCTGCCAGGGCAATGCACAAAAAGACCAGGAAAAAGACCAGCAAAAACAAGAGGAATTTGAAGTTTCCAAGACCGACAAAGAATGGAAAGCAGAATTAACCGATGCTGAATATAGGGTTTTGCGAAAAGCCGCTACCGAACCTTCTTTTTCGAGTCCGTTAAACGACATCAAAGAACCTGGAACCTTTGTTTGCGCTGCCTGCGGAAATGAACTTTATAAAACCGAACATAAATTTATGAGCGGTACAGGTTGGCCAAGTTTTGATCGCCCTATTAAAGATGGAGTTGCTTATGGCACCGACTCTAAAATAGGCTACCAAAGAAATGAAGTACACTGTGCCCGTTGCGGTGGGCATTTAGGCCACGTTTTTGAAGACGGTCCTAAAGAAACTACCGGCAAAAGACATTGTATTAATGGGATTGCGATGAATTTTAAAGCAGATGAAAAATAG
- a CDS encoding alpha/beta fold hydrolase, producing MNKQQKDQIPVQRLLVPNYIRYTGNILSKLSPFVASRFAGQLFLTPFKYKLPEREKNMDEHSKQYRAKILKTGREIVVYEFGKSKKKILLVHGWSGRGTQLAKIAEALKAQGYSTISFDAPAHGKAPGKKSMMLDFIDSVQFLDEKYGPFEAIIGHSLGGMTTLRAVKEGLNTKKLVIIGTANSITHITREFARNLKMNRKVADKMKAHFDKKFDIDMDSYSGAVSAKEVKTPTLVIHDENDVDVEISSAYDIHEALENSELYITKGLGHRRILGDSKVINKITTFIAV from the coding sequence ATGAATAAACAACAAAAAGATCAAATCCCGGTACAAAGATTACTTGTACCAAATTATATTAGATATACAGGTAACATACTTTCTAAACTTTCTCCATTTGTGGCCAGTAGGTTTGCTGGGCAACTTTTCTTAACACCCTTTAAGTATAAATTGCCCGAAAGAGAAAAAAATATGGATGAACATTCTAAACAATATCGGGCCAAAATTCTGAAAACAGGCCGTGAGATTGTGGTATATGAATTTGGTAAAAGCAAAAAGAAAATTTTATTGGTTCACGGCTGGAGCGGTCGCGGAACACAATTAGCCAAAATAGCTGAAGCTTTAAAGGCTCAAGGTTATAGTACCATTAGTTTTGATGCTCCCGCCCACGGTAAAGCTCCCGGTAAAAAAAGTATGATGCTGGATTTTATAGATTCTGTTCAGTTTTTAGACGAAAAATATGGTCCATTTGAGGCTATTATTGGTCATTCCCTTGGTGGAATGACCACTCTAAGAGCTGTAAAAGAAGGTTTGAATACCAAAAAACTGGTAATTATAGGGACAGCCAACAGTATTACCCATATAACCCGTGAATTTGCGCGAAACCTTAAAATGAACCGCAAGGTAGCTGATAAGATGAAAGCCCACTTCGATAAAAAATTTGATATTGATATGGATAGCTATTCCGGGGCGGTCTCAGCTAAAGAAGTAAAAACACCTACCCTGGTAATTCACGATGAAAATGATGTAGATGTGGAAATCTCTTCAGCCTACGATATTCACGAAGCATTAGAAAATAGCGAACTTTATATTACAAAAGGATTGGGACACCGCCGCATATTAGGCGATTCTAAGGTAATTAACAAAATCACAACGTTCATCGCGGTATAA